The following nucleotide sequence is from Pseudomonas sessilinigenes.
AGCCGATAGCCAGCCTTGATTCGTCGCCGGGCGGCCCGCGCCCTATCCTTGGTCCATGAGTTTCCAGACACTAAGGATGATCATCATGGGCCAACGCCACCCCAACCTTCCCGCCTGGCAATGGCGAGTCTACCCACACAGCCACCAGCATCCGACCAACCTGGTATTGCACCTGATTGCCGTACCGCTGTTCATCGTCGGTTTCCTGCTCATTGTCTCAGGGGTGTTTTCCCTGAGCCTGGCGAGCCTGGCCATCGGAGTGGTGGGCATCCTGGCGGCCCTGGGCCTGCAACGCCACGGCCACAGCCTGGAGGCACAGGCCTCCGAGCCCTTCAGTGATCGCCAAGATGCAATACAACGCCTGCTGACAGAACAATTCGTGACTTTTCCACGCTTTGTCCTCACCGGTGCCTG
It contains:
- a CDS encoding terminase, with the translated sequence MGQRHPNLPAWQWRVYPHSHQHPTNLVLHLIAVPLFIVGFLLIVSGVFSLSLASLAIGVVGILAALGLQRHGHSLEAQASEPFSDRQDAIQRLLTEQFVTFPRFVLTGAWWRAWLQRHRH